The Ananas comosus cultivar F153 linkage group 2, ASM154086v1, whole genome shotgun sequence genome contains a region encoding:
- the LOC109728145 gene encoding E3 ubiquitin-protein ligase ATL23-like, whose amino-acid sequence MVMAIVLSVALLLVGIAALVAVHVCLVGRPFRRAGVGFETMGGVGGVSVVGARGLSPADLEKLPCYYYYYYVDSGGGAEEDDDDDDVKGRSDGAGDCAVCLESFRMGDTCRLLPACRHSFHARCVDSWLAKRPICPVCRRVAADDGVGAGAGAGAGLGARHHNSTAGVSTAPDPSSPASHVIPPPQI is encoded by the coding sequence ATGGTGATGGCGATCGTGCTCTCCGTGGCGCTCCTCCTGGTGGGGATCGCGGCGCTGGTGGCCGTCCACGTGTGCCTCGTGGGTCGTCCGTTTCGCAGGGCGGGAGTAGGGTTCGAGACGatgggcggcgtcggcggcgtaAGTGTAGTCGGCGCCAGGGGCTTGTCCCCTGCCGACTTAGAGAAGCTCCcctgctactactactactactacgtCGACTCGGGAGgaggggcggaggaggacgacgacgacgacgacgtcaAGGGGAGATCGGACGGCGCCGGGGACTGCGCCGTGTGCCTGGAGAGCTTCCGGATGGGCGACACGTGCCGGCTCCTCCCCGCGTGTCGCCACAGCTTCCACGCGCGCTGCGTCGACTCGTGGCTCGCGAAACGACCGATCTGCCCCGTGTGCCGCCGCGTCGCCGCCGACGATGGCGTTGGGGCAGGGGCAGGGGCAGGGGCAGGGTTGGGCGCGAGACACCACAATTCGACCGCTGGGGTTTCGACGGCTCCTGATCCATCATCACCCGCTTCGCACGTGATCCCTCCGCCCCAGATTTAG